One part of the Thermococcus radiotolerans genome encodes these proteins:
- a CDS encoding aldehyde ferredoxin oxidoreductase family protein — MSISSERNVGDILIIDLTREKVVKREVSPETVKRYLGGRGFNSKALFDMIPGRIDPLSPENVLALGNGTFAGTALPMTSRLHISTLSPLSGILGDGNAGGEFSAMLKFAGYEQIIVTGRAQKPKYVFIEDDEVEIRDAEDLWGLTTGETVDWLRDEHGDEVSVAGIGPAGENLVRFATTMVDKYHSGARGSGAVWGSKNLKAIAVIGTKGVEPADPERFYEMAKEDIDYFNRNEFVKRIYSVIGTHYGLIQWYPSWKYFQVPLSAEELPIGLRPQDLAEYEVGRTQCFSCPLACKDVYYLPSTGEYGTASEFESIYALGSNNCVTDTEAILRMEHMADEYGMDVMTLGDTIALARLLHEKGILSREELGGVSLEWGDAEGQIELIEMTAYRRGFGNKLAEGYRNFAKLYGEEALAYCYDVKGVNRGWYEVDFINGIFTLSHATSTRGADHLRGRSWAYWENDKLMDIEAVRRMLEADLPDYRKDPVGALIYGERACTLADSLGRCKGSINSWLQAVPLVWKYPVFKGTAMLLTAFTGMEFTEKDIIDATDRIYLTEMAFNVKQGIKKKHYDVKFPPEFTATERAKAQVRRHWELVDEYLRRRGCDVETAYPARETLEELGIGYVADEIEGKEFPEWDGPVREVA; from the coding sequence ATGTCAATATCATCTGAGCGGAATGTTGGGGACATCCTGATCATCGACCTAACTCGGGAGAAGGTCGTCAAACGGGAAGTTTCGCCCGAGACCGTGAAGCGGTATCTCGGGGGAAGGGGCTTCAACTCAAAGGCCCTCTTCGACATGATACCCGGCAGGATAGACCCCCTGAGCCCGGAGAACGTTCTCGCACTGGGCAACGGGACCTTCGCGGGAACGGCACTTCCGATGACGAGCAGGCTTCATATAAGCACCCTTTCGCCCCTCTCTGGCATCCTCGGAGACGGTAACGCCGGCGGCGAGTTCTCGGCGATGCTGAAGTTCGCCGGTTACGAGCAGATAATCGTGACCGGGAGGGCCCAAAAACCGAAGTACGTCTTCATCGAGGACGACGAGGTTGAGATAAGGGACGCAGAGGATCTCTGGGGCCTGACCACAGGTGAGACCGTTGACTGGCTGAGGGACGAGCACGGAGATGAGGTGAGCGTTGCGGGGATAGGGCCAGCCGGAGAGAACCTCGTGCGCTTCGCCACGACGATGGTGGACAAGTACCACTCCGGGGCGAGGGGAAGCGGCGCCGTATGGGGCTCCAAGAACCTCAAGGCGATAGCGGTAATCGGAACGAAGGGCGTTGAGCCCGCCGACCCGGAGCGGTTCTACGAGATGGCCAAAGAAGATATCGACTACTTCAACCGCAACGAGTTCGTCAAGAGGATTTACTCGGTCATTGGGACCCACTACGGGCTGATACAGTGGTACCCGAGCTGGAAGTACTTCCAGGTTCCTCTCAGCGCGGAGGAGCTGCCTATCGGGTTAAGGCCGCAGGATCTGGCCGAGTACGAAGTCGGGAGGACCCAGTGCTTCTCCTGTCCGCTCGCGTGTAAAGACGTTTACTACCTGCCGAGCACGGGCGAATACGGGACGGCGAGCGAGTTCGAGTCGATATACGCTCTCGGGAGCAACAACTGTGTAACCGACACCGAAGCCATTCTGCGGATGGAGCACATGGCTGACGAGTACGGGATGGACGTTATGACGCTCGGCGACACGATAGCCCTCGCTAGGCTCCTCCACGAGAAGGGAATCCTGAGCAGAGAGGAACTCGGGGGGGTTTCGCTTGAGTGGGGAGATGCCGAGGGACAGATTGAACTCATCGAGATGACGGCATACAGGAGGGGCTTCGGGAACAAACTAGCCGAGGGCTACCGCAACTTCGCAAAGCTCTACGGGGAGGAGGCTTTAGCCTACTGCTACGACGTGAAGGGCGTGAACAGGGGCTGGTACGAGGTTGACTTCATCAACGGAATCTTCACCCTCTCCCACGCGACCTCGACGAGGGGGGCCGACCACCTGAGGGGACGCTCGTGGGCCTACTGGGAGAACGACAAGCTCATGGACATCGAGGCAGTTAGGAGGATGCTCGAGGCCGACCTGCCCGACTACAGGAAGGACCCCGTCGGGGCGCTCATCTACGGTGAAAGGGCCTGCACCCTAGCGGATTCCCTCGGGAGGTGCAAGGGCTCGATAAACAGCTGGCTCCAGGCGGTTCCGCTCGTCTGGAAGTATCCGGTCTTCAAGGGGACGGCGATGCTCCTGACGGCCTTCACCGGCATGGAGTTCACAGAGAAGGACATCATAGACGCAACCGACAGGATATACCTAACGGAGATGGCCTTCAACGTCAAGCAGGGGATCAAGAAGAAGCACTACGACGTCAAGTTCCCGCCCGAGTTCACCGCGACGGAGAGGGCAAAGGCACAGGTAAGGCGGCACTGGGAGCTCGTTGACGAGTATCTGAGAAGGCGCGGATGCGACGTGGAGACCGCCTATCCGGCGAGGGAAACGCTGGAGGAACTCGGCATCGGCTACGTCGCAGATGAGATAGAGGGGAAGGAGTTTCCCGAGTGGGACGGCCCGGTAAGGGAGGTGGCCTGA
- a CDS encoding RNase J family beta-CASP ribonuclease has protein sequence MIKIHTVSGYEEVGKNMTAVEYNGEVVIIDMGIRLDRVLIHEDVNIQQFPTKELQKLGAIPDDSSIRNKKVVAITFTHGHLDHIGAVAKLAPHYPDVPIYGTPYTIKLAKGEVKSEQYFEVKNPMYETEYGEIVQVSENLAIEFVRITHSIPQSSMVVVHTPEGAVVHTGDFKFDNNNPLGERPDYKRLRELGKEGVKVLIPESTRIEQPTKTPSEAVAQMLLEDFFLYEGMEADGLIATTFASHIARLQELIWIANKMGRQAVLVGRSLAKYTGIAKQLGLIKMKGAKAVRSPNAVRKVLKEVSGARENYLLIVTGHQGEPGAVLTRMANGELYDIGKRDTVVFSAGTIPNPLNRAQRYVLETKLKMKGVRMIKDLHVSGHASREDHRYLLRMLNPENIVPAHGDFRMLTHYAELAEEEGYLIGRDVFVSRNGYLVEIR, from the coding sequence ATGATAAAAATCCATACAGTTAGCGGTTACGAGGAAGTAGGCAAGAACATGACCGCCGTCGAATACAACGGGGAAGTCGTTATAATCGACATGGGAATTAGGCTTGACCGCGTTCTCATTCATGAAGATGTCAACATCCAGCAGTTCCCCACGAAGGAACTTCAGAAGCTCGGTGCGATTCCTGACGATTCGTCGATAAGGAACAAGAAGGTCGTCGCCATAACCTTCACCCACGGTCACCTCGATCACATCGGCGCGGTTGCCAAGCTCGCCCCCCACTACCCTGACGTCCCGATATACGGCACGCCCTACACGATAAAGCTCGCGAAGGGCGAGGTCAAGAGCGAGCAGTACTTCGAGGTCAAGAACCCGATGTACGAGACCGAGTACGGCGAGATAGTTCAGGTGAGTGAGAACCTGGCGATAGAGTTCGTTAGGATAACCCACTCAATCCCCCAGTCCTCCATGGTCGTCGTCCACACCCCAGAGGGTGCGGTAGTTCACACCGGCGACTTCAAGTTCGACAACAACAACCCGCTCGGGGAGAGGCCGGACTACAAGCGTCTGAGGGAGCTCGGCAAGGAGGGCGTTAAAGTTCTCATTCCCGAATCAACACGCATAGAACAGCCGACCAAAACACCCAGCGAAGCAGTGGCCCAGATGCTCCTTGAGGACTTCTTCCTCTACGAGGGCATGGAGGCCGATGGGCTGATAGCGACGACCTTCGCCAGCCACATTGCCCGCCTCCAGGAGCTCATCTGGATAGCCAACAAGATGGGCAGGCAGGCGGTGTTGGTCGGCCGCTCGCTCGCCAAGTACACTGGAATAGCCAAGCAGCTCGGCCTCATCAAGATGAAGGGTGCGAAGGCCGTGAGGAGCCCAAACGCCGTCAGGAAGGTTCTCAAGGAGGTTTCTGGAGCGAGGGAGAACTATCTGCTCATAGTCACCGGCCACCAGGGAGAGCCCGGCGCGGTCCTCACGAGGATGGCCAACGGTGAGCTCTATGACATCGGCAAGCGCGACACCGTGGTTTTCTCCGCCGGAACGATACCCAACCCGCTCAACAGGGCCCAGCGCTACGTCCTTGAGACGAAGCTCAAGATGAAGGGAGTTAGGATGATAAAGGACCTCCACGTCAGCGGTCACGCCAGCAGGGAGGACCACCGCTACCTTCTCAGGATGCTCAATCCGGAGAACATAGTTCCAGCGCACGGAGACTTCAGGATGCTCACCCACTACGCCGAGCTCGCCGAGGAGGAGGGCTACCTGATAGGCAGGGACGTCTTCGTGTCGAGGAACGGCTACCTGGTCGAGATAAGGTAG
- a CDS encoding polyprenyl synthetase family protein: MGKYDELFARVKEMAKDVDAAIFELIPEKEPKNLYDASRHYPLAGGKRVRPFVVLRAAEAVGGDPRKALYPAAAVEFIHNYSLVHDDIMDMDELRRGRPTVHKLWGVNMAILAGDLLFSKAFEAIARAEVTPEKKARILDVLVRTSNMLCEGQALDIEFETRDEVSVEEYLKMISGKTGALFEGSAEIGAIVGTENEEYIKALAKWGMNVGIAFQIWDDVLDLIADEEKLGKPVGSDIRKGKKTLIVSHFFDHASEEDKAEFLKVFGKYAGDAKGDALIHDEKVKEEVERAIELLRKYGSIDYAAQYAKNLVREANEALKVLPESEARKDLELLAEFLVEREF; the protein is encoded by the coding sequence ATGGGGAAGTACGATGAGCTGTTCGCAAGGGTTAAGGAGATGGCGAAGGACGTTGACGCGGCTATATTCGAGCTCATCCCTGAGAAGGAGCCGAAGAACCTCTACGACGCATCCAGACACTATCCGCTCGCCGGTGGAAAGCGCGTCAGGCCGTTCGTAGTTCTCCGTGCTGCCGAGGCAGTGGGAGGCGACCCGAGAAAGGCCCTCTACCCGGCAGCCGCTGTCGAGTTCATCCACAACTACTCGCTGGTTCACGATGACATAATGGACATGGACGAGCTGAGGCGCGGAAGGCCAACCGTTCACAAGCTCTGGGGCGTCAACATGGCGATTCTGGCAGGTGACCTGCTCTTCAGCAAGGCCTTCGAGGCCATCGCTAGGGCCGAGGTAACCCCTGAGAAAAAGGCTCGCATCCTCGACGTTCTTGTCAGAACCTCCAACATGCTCTGCGAGGGTCAGGCGCTCGACATAGAGTTCGAGACGAGGGATGAGGTCAGCGTTGAGGAGTACCTCAAGATGATAAGCGGCAAGACCGGGGCGCTCTTCGAGGGTTCGGCGGAGATAGGCGCGATAGTCGGAACTGAGAACGAGGAGTACATCAAAGCGCTCGCCAAGTGGGGAATGAACGTTGGCATAGCCTTCCAGATATGGGACGACGTGCTCGACCTCATAGCCGACGAGGAGAAGCTCGGAAAGCCCGTCGGCAGCGACATAAGGAAGGGCAAGAAGACGCTGATAGTCAGTCACTTCTTCGACCACGCGAGCGAAGAGGATAAAGCCGAGTTCCTGAAGGTCTTCGGCAAGTACGCGGGCGATGCAAAGGGCGACGCGCTGATACACGACGAGAAGGTCAAGGAGGAGGTTGAGAGGGCCATCGAGCTCCTCAGGAAGTACGGCAGCATAGACTATGCCGCTCAGTACGCCAAGAACCTCGTTAGGGAGGCCAACGAAGCCCTGAAGGTTCTTCCCGAGAGCGAAGCGAGAAAGGATCTGGAGCTGCTCGCCGAGTTCCTCGTCGAAAGAGAGTTCTGA
- the fni gene encoding type 2 isopentenyl-diphosphate Delta-isomerase, whose product MEAFDKEELTIIRKFEHIEHCLKRNVQAHVSNGFEDIHFVHMSLPEIDKEEIDLSVEFLGRKFDYPIFIAGMTGGTRGSQLAGKVNKTLAKAAQELNIPMGVGSQRAMIRKPETWESYYVRDVAPDVFLVGNLGAPQFAETMPGRYGLEEALKAVETIQADALAIHMNPLQESVQPEGDTQYRGVLKALAELKAEFPYPIIAKETGAGVSMEVAIRLESIGIDAIDVGGLGGTSWSAVEYYRAKDEMGRNLALRFWDWGIKTAVSVAEVRYATDLPIIATGGMRDGITMAKALAMGATFAGVALPLLKPAVKGDVEGVIKVLQRYIEELRNAMFLVGARNVEELRKVPLVVTGFTREWLDQRIDLPAYLRSR is encoded by the coding sequence ATGGAGGCTTTTGATAAGGAGGAACTCACGATCATCAGGAAGTTTGAGCACATCGAGCACTGCTTGAAGAGAAACGTCCAGGCCCACGTTTCCAACGGTTTTGAGGACATCCACTTCGTCCACATGAGCCTGCCCGAGATAGACAAGGAGGAAATAGACCTGAGCGTCGAGTTTCTCGGACGGAAGTTCGACTATCCGATTTTCATAGCCGGAATGACCGGTGGAACGAGGGGCTCTCAGCTGGCCGGAAAAGTAAACAAGACTTTAGCGAAGGCCGCCCAGGAGCTTAACATACCTATGGGCGTCGGCAGCCAGAGGGCGATGATAAGAAAGCCCGAAACCTGGGAGAGCTACTACGTTCGCGATGTCGCGCCCGACGTTTTCCTCGTCGGCAACCTCGGCGCTCCCCAGTTCGCCGAGACGATGCCCGGCAGATACGGCCTTGAGGAGGCGCTGAAAGCAGTCGAGACCATTCAGGCGGACGCTTTGGCGATACACATGAACCCGCTCCAGGAGAGCGTCCAGCCGGAGGGCGATACCCAGTACAGGGGCGTTCTGAAGGCCTTAGCCGAGCTCAAGGCCGAGTTCCCCTACCCGATAATAGCGAAGGAAACCGGCGCCGGCGTTTCTATGGAGGTTGCAATAAGGCTCGAAAGCATTGGAATAGACGCGATTGATGTCGGCGGCCTCGGGGGGACGAGCTGGAGTGCCGTTGAGTACTACCGCGCCAAGGACGAGATGGGCAGGAACCTTGCCCTCAGGTTCTGGGACTGGGGAATAAAGACAGCGGTAAGCGTCGCCGAGGTTCGCTACGCCACCGACCTGCCGATTATAGCCACCGGCGGAATGCGCGATGGGATAACGATGGCGAAGGCCTTAGCCATGGGAGCTACCTTCGCTGGCGTTGCATTGCCGCTCCTCAAGCCAGCTGTGAAGGGCGACGTCGAGGGAGTCATCAAAGTCCTCCAGCGCTACATCGAGGAGCTCAGAAACGCGATGTTCCTCGTCGGGGCAAGAAATGTCGAGGAGCTGAGGAAGGTTCCGCTCGTGGTTACGGGCTTCACGAGGGAGTGGCTGGACCAGAGGATCGACCTGCCGGCCTACCTCCGGAGTCGGTGA
- a CDS encoding MFS transporter, producing the protein MGQSKWGVLIIMSAALFIMFIDTTMMNVSISALVRDLDTTVAGVQGAITLYALVMAAFMITGAKLADIWGTKKVFFRGLVVYTVGTLMAAFAPNLAVLLLGWSILEGIGASMMMPATVTYITKAYTGKDRAFAFGVWGGVGGAAAAFGPIIGGFFTTYITWRLGFFMEAFIAAGIFAYMKILSDYKPERRIKLDVIGAALVGIGLFLLTLSVLIMDPLSNPPVLLLMVAGLVVLVAFWKYEERRKDRGEDVLIDVDIFKSKVFTAANLVSIFFQITLAGIMFTVPVFVQQYLHYNAIETGFVIVPLSIMMFIFSMSGQRFAKYLTPKQIIQLGIVLTFLGLYLVLRVLKPGVEGSDFAIGLALYGTGFGLIFSQITNLAMMGAKPEQQADASGIFNAQKQFGLSLGTAFIGAVLVLGVIHSITRQIYESGLFEGSKEQIKEAVIQWIIKMQQGELNIPPEYHDAVLQIVNNSFIDTMKVAIIFMMGILIISALLSFLLPKGEKAGAVPEPEAVKEPEGKE; encoded by the coding sequence ATGGGACAGTCTAAGTGGGGAGTTCTCATCATAATGAGCGCGGCGCTCTTCATAATGTTCATCGACACCACGATGATGAACGTTTCTATAAGCGCCCTTGTGAGGGATCTTGACACAACCGTGGCCGGCGTCCAGGGCGCAATAACGCTCTACGCCCTTGTAATGGCCGCCTTCATGATAACCGGCGCGAAGCTCGCCGATATATGGGGGACGAAGAAGGTCTTCTTCAGGGGGCTGGTCGTATACACCGTTGGAACGCTGATGGCCGCCTTCGCTCCAAACCTCGCGGTTCTTCTTCTCGGCTGGTCGATTCTTGAGGGCATCGGCGCCTCGATGATGATGCCCGCAACGGTTACGTACATCACCAAGGCCTACACCGGCAAGGACAGGGCCTTCGCCTTCGGCGTCTGGGGAGGCGTCGGCGGAGCGGCGGCAGCCTTCGGTCCGATAATAGGTGGTTTCTTCACGACCTACATCACCTGGCGTCTCGGCTTCTTCATGGAAGCCTTCATCGCCGCGGGGATATTCGCCTACATGAAGATACTCTCCGACTACAAGCCGGAGAGGCGGATAAAGCTCGACGTTATCGGGGCGGCACTTGTCGGCATCGGCCTGTTCCTGCTCACGCTCTCCGTGCTCATAATGGATCCGCTTTCGAACCCGCCGGTTCTGCTCCTCATGGTTGCCGGCTTGGTCGTTCTGGTGGCGTTCTGGAAGTATGAGGAAAGGAGGAAGGACAGGGGCGAGGACGTGCTCATAGACGTTGACATCTTCAAGTCGAAGGTCTTCACCGCCGCCAACTTAGTGAGCATCTTCTTCCAGATAACCCTCGCGGGCATAATGTTCACCGTCCCGGTCTTCGTCCAGCAGTACCTCCACTACAACGCCATCGAGACGGGCTTCGTTATAGTCCCTCTCTCGATAATGATGTTCATCTTCTCCATGAGCGGACAGAGGTTCGCAAAGTACCTCACTCCGAAGCAGATAATCCAGCTCGGCATAGTTCTAACATTCCTCGGTCTCTACCTCGTCCTGCGCGTCCTGAAGCCCGGCGTGGAAGGTTCAGACTTCGCCATCGGCCTCGCCCTCTACGGCACTGGCTTTGGCCTGATATTCTCCCAGATAACCAACCTCGCCATGATGGGGGCAAAGCCGGAGCAGCAGGCGGACGCCTCGGGAATATTCAACGCCCAGAAGCAGTTCGGTCTATCCCTCGGAACGGCCTTCATCGGTGCGGTTCTGGTTCTCGGTGTTATCCACAGCATAACCCGGCAGATTTACGAGTCCGGCCTCTTCGAGGGTAGCAAGGAGCAAATAAAGGAAGCTGTGATTCAGTGGATAATCAAGATGCAGCAGGGGGAGCTTAACATTCCGCCCGAGTACCACGACGCGGTGCTCCAAATCGTGAACAACTCCTTCATAGACACCATGAAGGTCGCGATAATCTTCATGATGGGCATACTCATTATCAGCGCCCTGCTCTCGTTCCTCTTGCCGAAGGGTGAGAAGGCCGGGGCCGTTCCGGAACCAGAAGCGGTGAAAGAACCGGAGGGAAAGGAGTAG
- a CDS encoding 4Fe-4S dicluster domain-containing protein — protein sequence MFVLAVIYENCTGCHLCELACSFKHHGVFDLSLSRITILTKPEVQTSVQVYCLQCQDAACERVCPVDAISRDKNGAYIINYDRCIGCRECAYACPFGAISFEVEARPIKCDLCEGEPECATVCPHDAIVYMEEKKAVRELKKAKAAGVAYGLYGGKETSEYPRKKAEEAVEYLLELVEKSGELDV from the coding sequence ATGTTCGTGCTGGCGGTTATCTACGAGAACTGCACCGGCTGCCACCTCTGCGAATTAGCATGCTCCTTCAAGCACCACGGCGTCTTCGACCTCTCGCTGTCGAGGATAACCATCCTCACCAAGCCCGAGGTGCAGACGTCGGTTCAGGTCTACTGCCTCCAGTGCCAGGATGCGGCCTGTGAGAGGGTCTGCCCCGTGGATGCCATAAGCAGGGACAAAAACGGGGCCTACATCATAAACTACGATCGCTGCATAGGCTGCAGGGAATGCGCCTACGCCTGTCCCTTCGGGGCGATAAGCTTTGAGGTGGAGGCGAGGCCGATAAAGTGCGACCTCTGCGAGGGTGAGCCCGAGTGCGCCACGGTTTGTCCGCACGATGCCATAGTCTACATGGAGGAAAAGAAGGCCGTGAGGGAGCTGAAGAAGGCCAAGGCGGCAGGAGTTGCCTACGGACTCTACGGCGGGAAGGAGACGTCAGAATATCCAAGGAAAAAGGCGGAAGAGGCCGTTGAATATCTGCTGGAGCTGGTGGAGAAGAGCGGGGAGCTGGACGTCTGA
- the leuS gene encoding leucine--tRNA ligase has translation MAELNFKAIEEKWQKRWLEEKAFEPKANEKPKEKKFYITVAFPYLSGHLHVGHARTYTIPDVIARFKRMQGYNVLFPMAWHITGAPIVGIAERIKHRDPKTIHIYRDVYKVPEDILWKFEDPKEIVKYFMKAARETFIRAGFSVDWTREFHTTSLFPPFSKFIEWQFWTLKDKGLVVKGAHRVRWDPVVGTPLGDHDIMEGEDVQILDYVIIKFILEEDGEEIYMPAATLRPETVYGVTNMWLNPEATYVKAKVKRGEKVETWIISKEAAYKLSFQDREIEVLEEFKGERLIGRYVRNPVTGDEVIILPAEFVDPDNATGVVMSVPAHAPFDHVALEDLKKETEILLKYDIDPRVLEEISYISLIKLEGYGDFPAVEEAERLGVKSQKDVEKLEEATKNIYKAEYHKGVFKIEPYAGKSVQEAKDLIAKELLESGRAEIMYEFAEKPVISRFGNQAVIKIIHDQWFIDYGNPEWKEKAREALAEMTIYPESRRAQFEAVIDWLDKKACARKVGLGTPLPWDPDWVIESLSDSTIYMAYYTISRHMNRLREEGRLDPEKLTREFFDYLFLEEFSEEREKELEEKTGIPAETIHEMKEEFEYWYPLDWRCSAKDLIPNHLTFFIFNHTAIFRKEHWPKGIAVNGFGTLEGTKMSKSKGNVLNFIDAIEENGADVVRLYIMGLAEHDSDFDWRRKEVGKLRRQVERFYELVSEFATYEAEETELKDIDKWMLHRLNKAIEGATQALEEFRTRTAVQWAFYSVLNDLRWYMRRTEGRDDAAKRYVLRKLAEVWVRLMAPFTPHISEELWEKLGGEGFVSLAKWPEPVPEWWNETIEAEEEFVKALIEDIKEIIRVAKIEDAKRAYVYTAPEWKWRVVEVVAEKRDFKSAMAELMKDPEMRKHGKEISKLIQRLIKERAFDVKRINEEKALREAKDFMEKELGIEIIINPEEDKGGKKKAAMPLKPAVFVE, from the coding sequence ATGGCTGAGCTTAACTTCAAGGCCATTGAGGAGAAGTGGCAAAAGCGCTGGCTGGAAGAGAAGGCCTTCGAACCAAAGGCGAATGAGAAACCAAAGGAGAAGAAGTTCTACATCACGGTCGCCTTCCCGTACCTCTCGGGACACCTCCACGTCGGCCACGCGAGGACCTACACGATTCCAGATGTCATAGCACGCTTTAAGAGAATGCAGGGCTACAACGTCCTCTTTCCGATGGCCTGGCACATCACCGGTGCGCCGATAGTCGGAATCGCCGAGAGGATAAAGCACCGCGACCCAAAGACGATACACATCTACCGCGACGTCTACAAGGTTCCGGAGGATATACTCTGGAAGTTCGAGGACCCAAAGGAAATCGTCAAGTACTTCATGAAGGCCGCCAGGGAGACCTTCATTAGAGCGGGCTTCTCCGTCGACTGGACGCGCGAGTTCCACACGACGAGCCTCTTCCCGCCCTTCAGCAAGTTCATAGAGTGGCAGTTCTGGACGCTCAAGGACAAAGGACTGGTCGTTAAGGGTGCCCACAGGGTCAGGTGGGACCCGGTCGTCGGAACGCCCCTCGGAGACCACGACATAATGGAAGGGGAAGACGTCCAAATACTGGACTACGTCATCATCAAGTTCATCCTAGAGGAGGACGGCGAGGAAATCTACATGCCGGCCGCGACGCTAAGGCCCGAGACGGTTTACGGCGTCACCAACATGTGGCTGAACCCCGAGGCAACCTACGTCAAGGCGAAGGTCAAGCGCGGCGAGAAGGTGGAGACGTGGATAATCAGCAAGGAGGCGGCATACAAGCTCTCCTTCCAGGACAGGGAGATTGAGGTTCTGGAGGAGTTTAAGGGCGAAAGGCTGATCGGAAGGTACGTGAGGAATCCGGTCACCGGCGACGAGGTCATAATCCTGCCGGCAGAGTTCGTTGACCCGGACAACGCGACCGGAGTCGTCATGAGCGTTCCTGCTCATGCTCCATTCGACCACGTTGCCCTTGAGGACCTCAAGAAGGAAACCGAGATTCTGCTCAAATACGACATCGACCCGCGCGTCCTTGAGGAGATAAGCTACATCTCGCTGATCAAGCTCGAGGGCTACGGCGACTTCCCGGCGGTTGAAGAGGCTGAGAGGCTCGGCGTGAAGAGCCAGAAGGACGTTGAGAAGCTCGAGGAAGCGACAAAGAACATCTACAAGGCCGAGTACCACAAGGGCGTCTTCAAGATAGAGCCCTATGCCGGCAAGTCCGTCCAGGAGGCCAAAGACCTCATAGCCAAGGAGCTGCTCGAGAGCGGAAGGGCGGAGATAATGTACGAGTTCGCCGAGAAGCCGGTGATAAGCCGCTTCGGCAACCAGGCGGTCATCAAGATAATCCACGACCAGTGGTTCATAGACTATGGCAACCCTGAGTGGAAGGAGAAGGCCAGGGAAGCGCTGGCAGAGATGACGATCTACCCCGAGAGCAGAAGGGCTCAGTTCGAGGCGGTGATAGACTGGCTCGACAAGAAGGCCTGCGCGAGGAAAGTCGGCCTTGGAACGCCGCTCCCGTGGGACCCCGACTGGGTCATCGAGAGCCTGAGCGACTCGACCATCTACATGGCCTACTACACGATAAGCAGGCACATGAACAGGCTGAGGGAGGAGGGCAGGCTCGACCCGGAGAAGCTCACGAGGGAGTTCTTTGACTACCTGTTCCTGGAGGAGTTCAGCGAGGAGCGCGAAAAGGAACTCGAAGAGAAGACCGGAATCCCGGCCGAGACGATCCACGAGATGAAAGAGGAGTTCGAGTACTGGTACCCGCTCGACTGGCGCTGCTCTGCCAAAGACCTCATCCCAAACCACCTGACGTTCTTCATATTCAACCACACGGCGATTTTCAGGAAGGAGCACTGGCCGAAGGGAATAGCCGTCAACGGCTTCGGAACGCTGGAAGGCACCAAGATGAGCAAGAGCAAGGGCAACGTGCTGAACTTCATCGACGCCATCGAGGAGAACGGTGCGGACGTCGTCAGGCTCTACATAATGGGCCTGGCCGAGCACGACAGCGACTTCGACTGGCGCAGGAAGGAGGTTGGAAAGCTCCGCAGGCAGGTTGAGAGGTTCTACGAGCTGGTGAGCGAGTTCGCCACCTACGAGGCGGAGGAGACCGAGCTCAAGGACATCGATAAGTGGATGCTGCACAGGCTGAACAAGGCCATCGAGGGGGCAACCCAGGCTCTCGAGGAGTTCAGGACGAGAACTGCCGTGCAGTGGGCGTTCTACAGCGTACTCAACGACCTGCGCTGGTACATGAGGAGAACCGAGGGAAGAGATGATGCCGCCAAGCGCTACGTCCTTAGAAAGCTCGCCGAGGTCTGGGTCAGGCTGATGGCGCCGTTCACGCCGCACATCAGCGAGGAGCTCTGGGAGAAGCTCGGCGGAGAGGGCTTCGTGAGCCTGGCGAAGTGGCCGGAGCCGGTTCCGGAGTGGTGGAACGAGACCATCGAGGCCGAGGAGGAGTTCGTCAAGGCCCTCATCGAGGACATCAAGGAGATCATCCGCGTTGCAAAGATAGAGGACGCCAAGAGGGCCTACGTCTATACCGCACCGGAGTGGAAGTGGCGCGTTGTGGAAGTGGTCGCTGAGAAGAGGGACTTCAAGTCAGCCATGGCCGAGCTTATGAAGGACCCGGAGATGAGGAAGCACGGCAAGGAGATAAGCAAGCTCATCCAGAGGCTCATCAAGGAGAGGGCCTTCGACGTCAAACGCATCAATGAGGAGAAAGCCCTGAGGGAAGCCAAGGACTTCATGGAGAAGGAGCTCGGCATCGAGATAATCATCAACCCGGAGGAGGACAAGGGAGGAAAGAAGAAGGCCGCGATGCCGCTGAAGCCGGCGGTGTTTGTGGAGTGA